In one window of Cololabis saira isolate AMF1-May2022 chromosome 23, fColSai1.1, whole genome shotgun sequence DNA:
- the LOC133424244 gene encoding transcription factor Spi-C-like: protein MASADGNTQTYKMMSLDHDINQHFQDAIDVIQQHSHNSYYDPDYAYYETLGPMQCQIPCCVVTHQSDVPTPVYEWTETTQSWPQVMPNVSMSHSVQNEPAHSYTIIPPQRNSKGRKKLRLYEYLHEALNDPNMGDSIQWTDSGSGTFHFVSKNKEKLAECWGQRKGNRKTMTYQKMARALRNYSRTGEIVKVRRKLTYQFNPDILHKLCSAQAPLHLPCRLQEEARATQQNPAEQSYCHAEAADWQSWCVHYQMQENYDLVSSFTSHTSTKL, encoded by the exons ATGGCATCAGCTGATGGAAACACTCAGACATATAAAATG ATGTCTTTAGACCACGACATCAACCAACACTTCCAGGATGCGATCGATGTAATTCAGCAGCATTCACATAATTCATACTATGACCCAG attATGCATATTATGAGACTCTGGGCCCCATGCAGTGTCAGATCCCCTGCTGTGTTGTCACACACCAGTCTGATGTTCCAACGCCGGTGTATGAATGGACTGAAACAACT CAGTCCTGGCCTCAGGTCATGCCGAATGTCTCCATGAGtcactctgtgcaaaatgaaccTGCGCACTCCTACACCATCATACCGCCCCAGAGGAACAGCAAAG GTCGCAAGAAGCTCAGACTTTACGAATACCTCCACGAAGCCCTGAATGACCCCAACATGGGCGACTCAATCCAGTGGACGGACAGCGGCAGCGGGACCTTCCACTTTGTCTCCAAGAACAAGGAGAAGCTGGCCGAGTGCTGGGGTCAGCGCAAGGGCAACCGCAAGACCATGACCTACCAGAAGATGGCCAGAGCCCTGAGGAACTACAGCCGCACAGGTGAGATCGTCAAGGTGCGGCGCAAACTCACctaccagttcaacccagacaTCCTGCACAAGCTCTGCTCTGCACAGGCGCCCCTGCACCTGCCCTGCCGCCTGCAGGAGGAGGCCCGCGCCACGCAGCAGAACCCGGCCGAGCAGAGCTACTGCCACGCTGAAGCTGCAGACTGGCAGAGCTGGTGCGTGCACTACCAGATGCAGGAAAACTATGACCTGGTCTCCAGCTTCACCTCGCACACCTCGACTAAACTCTGA
- the LOC133423957 gene encoding bcl-2-like protein 13, producing MGDADPEDTKSLDSSDGAAPAGEENHSSNSDMVHLEREEAEMLEEAEEKRKRKEEEEEDDEELQASVLSVLGGEKELVELKEEDQDLQAPQTEELLVSAEEPHVERKPAEFRQVVPPMALPPLPIVKLDPPSTTSTPVPSTMPSEAEELYSTQGLHPPSVLAPMPAGPPEESLQEPKVEEEHSVKEAPPLKAEPSAPKTKPMSPTELLFGGAALVAVVGVVAYGAVVYCKK from the coding sequence ATGGGGGACGCCGACCCCGAGGACACCAAGAGCCTGGACAGCAGCGACGGGGCGGCTCCGGCCGGGGAAGAGAACCACTCCTCCAACTCCGACATGGTGCACCTGGAGCGAGAGGAGGCGGAGATGCTGGAGGAGGcggaggagaagaggaagaggaaagaggaggaggaggaggacgacgaGGAGTTGCAGGCGAGCGTGCTGAGTGTGCTGGGCGGGGAGAAGGAGCTGGTGGAGCTCAAAGAGGAGGATCAGGACCTCCAGGCTCCACAAACTGAGGAGCTCCTGGTGTCAGCGGAGGAACCTCACGTGGAGAGGAAGCCTGCAGAGTTCAGGCAGGTGGTTCCCCCGATGGCACTGCCTCCTCTGCCGATTGTGAAGCTGGACCCCCCCTCCACTACGTCCACCCCGGTCCCGTCAACCATGCCCTCTGAAGCAGAGGAGCTTTATTCCACTCAGGGCCTCCACCCTCCGTCCGTCCTGGCACCCATGCCTGCAGGTCCTCCCGAAGAGAGTCTCCAGGAACCAAAAGTGGAGGAGGAACATTCAGTCAAGGAGGCGCCGCCACTGAAAGCAGAGCCCAGTGCTCCTAAGACCAAACCCATGAGCCCCACTGAGCTGCTGTTTGGAGGCGCTGCGTTAGTGGCTGTCGTGGGAGTCGTGGCCTACGGTGCGGTGGTCTACTGCAAAAAGTAG